From Lysobacter auxotrophicus, the proteins below share one genomic window:
- the ahcY gene encoding adenosylhomocysteinase, which produces MNAQIKTFSTEGDYKVADISLADWGRKELDIAEHEMPGLMSIRKKYAAAQSLKGVRVTGSLHMTIQTAVLIETLRDLGADVRWASCNIFSTQDHAAAAIAKSGTPVFAWKGETLEEYWDCTLAALTFPGKGSDKYLGPELVVDDGGDVTLLIHKGYELENGSDWVNTASGNHEEQVIKNLLKRVHAERPGFWHTVVRDWKGVSEETTTGVHRLYQLAEAGKLLVPAINVNDSVTKSKFDNLYGCRESLADGLKRAMDVMLAGKVAVVCGYGDVGKGSAHSLRAYGARVVVTEIDPINALQAAMEGFEVNTVESTLGRGDIYVTTTGNKDVLTLEHMSQMKDQAIVCNIGHFDNEIQVDRLNESGATRLNIKPQVDKYTFKNGNSIFLLAEGRLVNLGCATGHPSFVMSNSFSNQTLAQIDLWANKDTYEPKVYILPKKLDEEVARLHLEKIGVKLTTLTNEQAAYLGVPVEGPYKPDHYRY; this is translated from the coding sequence ATGAACGCGCAAATCAAGACCTTCTCGACCGAAGGCGACTACAAGGTCGCCGACATCTCCCTGGCCGACTGGGGCCGCAAGGAGCTCGACATCGCCGAGCACGAGATGCCGGGCCTGATGTCCATCCGCAAGAAGTACGCCGCCGCGCAGTCGCTCAAGGGCGTCCGCGTGACCGGCTCGCTGCACATGACGATCCAGACCGCCGTGCTGATCGAGACGCTGCGCGACCTGGGCGCCGACGTGCGCTGGGCCTCGTGCAACATCTTCTCGACGCAGGACCACGCCGCCGCCGCGATCGCCAAGTCGGGCACGCCCGTCTTCGCGTGGAAGGGCGAAACGCTGGAAGAGTACTGGGACTGCACGCTCGCCGCGCTGACCTTCCCTGGCAAGGGTTCCGACAAGTACCTCGGCCCGGAGCTGGTGGTCGACGACGGCGGCGACGTCACGCTGCTGATCCACAAGGGCTATGAGCTCGAAAACGGCAGCGACTGGGTCAACACCGCGTCGGGCAACCACGAGGAGCAGGTCATCAAGAACCTGCTCAAGCGCGTGCACGCCGAGCGTCCGGGCTTCTGGCACACCGTCGTGCGCGACTGGAAGGGCGTCTCGGAAGAGACCACCACCGGCGTGCACCGCCTGTACCAGCTGGCCGAAGCCGGCAAGCTGCTCGTTCCGGCGATCAACGTCAACGACTCGGTCACCAAGAGCAAGTTCGACAATCTGTACGGCTGCCGCGAATCGCTGGCCGACGGCCTCAAGCGCGCGATGGACGTGATGCTCGCCGGCAAGGTTGCGGTGGTGTGCGGCTACGGCGACGTCGGCAAGGGTTCGGCGCACTCGCTGCGTGCCTACGGCGCGCGCGTGGTGGTCACCGAGATCGACCCGATCAACGCCCTGCAGGCGGCGATGGAAGGCTTCGAGGTCAACACCGTCGAATCGACGCTGGGCCGTGGCGACATCTACGTCACCACCACCGGAAACAAGGACGTGCTGACGCTCGAGCACATGTCGCAGATGAAGGACCAGGCCATCGTCTGCAACATCGGCCACTTCGACAACGAGATCCAGGTCGATCGCCTCAACGAGTCGGGCGCCACGCGCCTGAACATCAAGCCGCAGGTGGACAAGTACACCTTCAAGAACGGCAACTCGATCTTCCTGCTGGCCGAAGGCCGCCTAGTGAACCTGGGCTGCGCCACGGGCCACCCGAGCTTCGTGATGTCGAACTCGTTCTCGAACCAGACGCTGGCGCAGATCGACCTGTGGGCGAACAAGGACACCTACGAGCCGAAGGTCTACATCCTGCCGAAGAAGCTCGACGAGGAGGTCGCGCGCCTGCACCTGGAAAAGATCGGCGTGAAGCTGACCACGCTCACCAATGAGCAGGCCGCCTACCTCGGCGTGCCGGTGGAAGGCCCGTACAAGCCGGATCATTACCGGTACTGA
- a CDS encoding lysophospholipid acyltransferase family protein, which translates to MPLERRLQERFPHWFRGRRATVARPLLRTIGRWSRFDQVEAFLAANGHLRDFDFVAAGLDHLQARYVVDAAELGRIPASGRLLIVANHPSGALDALALLDAVGRVRRDVRIVANDLLGALEPLSGLLLPVRILGGRPSVQSLAAIDDALRADQCVIVFPAGEVARLGLRGVTDGRWRRGFLRFARSAGAPVLPVRIEARNSALFYGASALFKPVGTALLAREMFARRAHRIALRIGHPLSLPPDGDPQRLLRDVRRELFSLGRRRANSAASVDASVVPLIAPLIDAIDPAQVRDGVEAMPLLGQTSDGKQIRVGRLAAGSPLLQEIGRLRELTFRAVGEGTGQRLDVDLYDSWYEHIVLWDADASKIAGAYRIARGASVLAERGLAGFYTASLFQYADDAVPRIAQGMELGRSFVVPDYWGSRSIDYLWQGIGAYLAKHPNVRYLFGPVSISAALPPAAREQIVAYYARYYGSDAARAVSRQPFVYQAAPPQFGEVDAATAFRVLKGNLDALGATLPMLYKQYTDLCEPGGARFLAFGVDPAFSDAVDGLIEVDLHRLRPKKRERYLGAAIAEPCLETAG; encoded by the coding sequence ATGCCACTCGAACGCCGCCTGCAAGAACGCTTTCCGCACTGGTTCCGGGGACGTCGCGCGACGGTCGCCCGGCCGCTGCTGCGCACCATCGGCCGCTGGTCGCGCTTCGACCAGGTCGAGGCCTTCCTCGCGGCGAACGGCCACCTGCGCGATTTCGACTTCGTCGCCGCGGGGCTGGATCACCTGCAGGCGCGCTACGTGGTCGATGCGGCCGAACTCGGGCGGATTCCCGCCTCTGGCCGGCTGCTGATCGTCGCCAACCATCCCTCCGGCGCGCTGGATGCGCTGGCGCTGCTCGACGCCGTCGGCCGCGTGCGCCGCGACGTGCGCATCGTCGCGAACGACCTGCTCGGCGCGCTGGAGCCGCTGTCCGGGCTGCTGCTGCCGGTGCGCATTCTCGGTGGTCGGCCCAGCGTGCAGAGCCTCGCGGCGATCGACGACGCGTTGCGTGCCGACCAGTGCGTGATCGTCTTTCCGGCCGGTGAAGTGGCGCGACTGGGCCTGCGCGGGGTGACCGACGGGCGCTGGCGCCGAGGCTTCCTGCGCTTCGCACGTTCGGCCGGTGCGCCGGTGCTGCCGGTGCGCATCGAAGCGCGCAACTCCGCGCTGTTCTACGGCGCCTCGGCGCTGTTCAAGCCGGTCGGCACCGCGCTGCTGGCGCGCGAGATGTTCGCCCGGCGCGCGCATCGCATCGCGTTGCGCATCGGCCATCCGCTTTCGCTTCCGCCGGACGGCGATCCGCAGCGGCTGCTGCGCGACGTGCGTCGCGAACTGTTCTCGCTGGGGCGACGTCGCGCGAACTCCGCCGCGTCGGTCGATGCGAGCGTCGTGCCGCTCATCGCACCGCTGATCGACGCGATCGATCCGGCGCAGGTGCGCGATGGCGTCGAGGCGATGCCGCTGCTCGGCCAGACATCGGACGGCAAGCAGATCCGCGTCGGTCGGCTCGCCGCCGGTTCGCCGCTGCTGCAGGAAATCGGCCGCCTGCGCGAACTCACGTTCCGCGCGGTGGGCGAGGGCACGGGCCAGCGGCTGGACGTGGATCTTTACGACAGCTGGTACGAGCACATCGTGCTCTGGGACGCGGACGCATCGAAGATCGCCGGCGCGTACCGCATCGCGCGCGGTGCCAGCGTGCTCGCCGAGCGCGGGCTCGCGGGGTTCTACACCGCATCGCTGTTCCAGTACGCCGACGATGCCGTTCCGCGCATCGCGCAGGGGATGGAACTCGGCCGCAGTTTCGTCGTGCCCGATTACTGGGGCAGCCGCAGCATCGACTACCTGTGGCAGGGCATCGGCGCGTACCTGGCCAAGCACCCGAACGTGCGCTACCTGTTCGGGCCGGTGTCGATCAGCGCCGCGCTGCCACCCGCGGCGCGCGAACAGATCGTCGCGTATTACGCGCGCTATTACGGCAGCGACGCGGCACGCGCGGTGTCGCGGCAGCCTTTCGTCTACCAGGCGGCGCCGCCGCAGTTCGGCGAGGTCGATGCGGCCACGGCGTTCCGCGTGCTCAAGGGCAACCTCGACGCGCTCGGCGCCACGCTGCCGATGCTCTACAAGCAATACACCGACCTGTGCGAGCCGGGCGGCGCGCGATTCCTCGCGTTCGGCGTGGACCCGGCCTTCAGCGACGCGGTCGACGGACTGATCGAGGTCGACCTGCACCGGCTTCGCCCGAAGAAGCGCGAACGCTATCTCGGCGCAGCCATCGCCGAACCTTGCCTGGAGACCGCCGGATGA
- the metK gene encoding methionine adenosyltransferase, whose amino-acid sequence MSSYLFTSESVSEGHPDKIADQISDAVLDAILAQDKRARVACETLVKTGAAIVAGEVTTTAWVDIESLARRVINEIGYNNSDVGFDGHTCAIINMLGKQSPDIAAGVDRKKPEEQGAGDQGLMFGYACNEAPEFMPAPIYYSHRLVEQQAKIRKKKNSPLPWLRPDAKSQVTLRYDANHNVAGLDAVVLSTQHDPGVKQKDLVEGVYENILRPVLPRKWLESLPKNKIHINPTGIFVIGGPVGDCGLTGRKIIVDSYGGMARHGGGAFSGKDPSKVDRSAAYAARYVAKNIVAAGLADRCEVQVSYAIGVAEPTSISVTTFGTGKIPDEKIEKLIRKHFDLRPYGIVKMLDLIHPVYQDTAAYGHFGRKPKEVTYVDGAGKKQTATAFSWEKTDRAEALRADAKLK is encoded by the coding sequence ATGTCCAGCTACCTGTTCACCTCCGAATCCGTCTCCGAAGGCCATCCGGACAAGATCGCCGACCAGATCTCCGATGCCGTCCTGGACGCGATCCTGGCCCAGGACAAGCGCGCGCGCGTGGCCTGCGAGACGCTGGTGAAGACCGGCGCCGCCATCGTCGCCGGCGAGGTCACCACCACCGCGTGGGTCGACATCGAGTCGCTGGCGCGCCGCGTCATCAACGAGATCGGCTACAACAATTCCGACGTCGGCTTCGACGGCCACACCTGCGCGATCATCAACATGCTCGGCAAGCAGTCGCCGGACATCGCCGCGGGCGTGGATCGCAAGAAGCCGGAAGAACAGGGCGCGGGCGACCAGGGCCTGATGTTCGGCTATGCCTGCAACGAGGCGCCGGAGTTCATGCCGGCCCCGATCTACTACTCGCACCGCCTGGTCGAGCAGCAGGCGAAGATCCGCAAGAAGAAGAACTCGCCGCTGCCGTGGCTGCGCCCGGACGCGAAGTCGCAGGTCACCCTGCGCTATGACGCGAACCACAACGTCGCCGGCCTCGACGCCGTCGTGCTGTCGACGCAACACGATCCGGGCGTGAAGCAGAAGGACCTGGTCGAAGGCGTGTACGAGAACATCCTGCGCCCGGTGCTGCCCAGGAAGTGGCTCGAGTCGCTGCCGAAGAACAAGATCCACATCAACCCGACCGGCATCTTCGTGATCGGCGGCCCGGTGGGCGACTGCGGCCTGACCGGGCGCAAGATCATCGTCGACAGCTACGGCGGCATGGCCCGTCACGGCGGTGGTGCGTTCTCGGGCAAGGATCCGTCGAAGGTCGACCGTTCGGCCGCCTACGCCGCGCGCTACGTCGCCAAGAACATCGTCGCCGCCGGCCTGGCCGACCGCTGCGAGGTCCAGGTGTCCTACGCCATCGGCGTGGCCGAGCCGACGTCGATCTCGGTCACCACCTTCGGCACCGGCAAGATCCCGGACGAGAAGATCGAGAAGCTGATCCGCAAGCACTTCGACCTGCGTCCGTACGGCATCGTGAAGATGCTCGACCTGATCCATCCGGTCTACCAGGACACGGCCGCCTACGGCCACTTCGGCCGCAAGCCGAAGGAAGTGACCTACGTCGACGGCGCCGGCAAGAAGCAGACCGCCACGGCCTTCTCGTGGGAGAAGACCGACCGCGCCGAAGCCCTGCGCGCCGACGCGAAGCTGAAGTAA